The DNA region TGAGGTCGCCCGTGAATTAAAACGGTAGTCCCGTACCGGAACATGTCAGGGCAGCCACCCATCTTAATCTCGGCCGCAAGTTCGGTGATGACATGCTTCTCGCCCTTGTATTTGTGTCCATCGACGGTCGTGCCGGTCTTCGTGCCCAAGTCTTCGATCATGACCGCCGACCGGCTTGATAGATGTTGCTTTGCAGCTTGTTAGCAATTGGACGCTTTTCCGTTGGTGCGCGAGGCCATACGCTTGCGCCATCAGGCACCGTGCCGACCTCAATCGTGAGATGTTTGCGCGAGATGGTCTTGTGGGAGATGGCAAGTTGTCCCGCTGCGTCTGTCAGCGATACGGTTCGCTAATCGTCGTGGATAGATTGCGCATACGTTCAGAAGCTGTTCGGCCAAAGAGGTATCGCTTTCCAGGCCGGAGCCAGAGTCGCCTGCCTGTATTAAATCGCGTCAGCCATTTGTCGCATTCTGCTTTTTTTTCTGGGAGGTCCTGGATGGTTATACCCTGAAACACATCGCCGTCCGTCTCCAAGAGCCACATCGCGGTTTGATCCTTTTGCCCGCTAGAGCAGTCCGCCGATGTCTGCGGAGTTGAGTTGCTGGCTGTAGCGCGAAGGCTCGGTTGTCGCGACGGGAGTGAGTTTGTGGTGGGGAAATTGGACGGCGTGCCCGCGTCCCGAGCAGCGCGGGAAAGTGACGCCGTGTCACGTGCCCACTTCCAGGCAGCAActcccttctcctttttGTCTTTCAGGTTCCCTCCACCCTTTTCTAGGATGTAAATGTTTGCGAAAAGTAGAATTCAGGTATGTGAAACTTCATGTAGGTAGCAACTGTCATCGTGACTGTCGTATGACATGCTGTAATAGGCAACTGTTGGGTCTCAACATCACATGGGGGACTCTATTGCCATAccaaggggaagaaggccgcACTCGGAGGGAATCTTAGGCCATGACTTCAATGCAATGAATGTCCTTGCTATCATTTCTTTAGTGCTTGGCCCTTCTACTTGCTGGCGTTATTGCCTTTCCGCCGTCGCTCACTATGACACCCAGAATCCAGCagttgacgaggaagaaCCCCACGGATGACACGAACAAGCCCGGAAAGAAAGTGCTGACCCCCAAGAACTCGAGTTGGAATCCTTGCTGCAACCAAGCTGCTTGGGACACAATCCACAAGGCCAGTGCGGTAACTCCCAGCTTGGGGTTCTTGAGGAACGAGGAGTTGGGAAGATAGATGGGCAAGAAAACCATGTACCAGAGGAAGTACTGCTTTGACGTCAGAGATGAACTGCAATTCTTTCGGGGACTGCATATCCTTACCTGGCTGGTGCAGACCTTGTTGAAGGTCACAAAGGCGAACGTCTGAGCCATCATAGAGGTTGCAAGGTCTTTTTTGGCCAGAATAAGTGGGATGAGGACGGTCGAGAGGAGAATCTGGGGGAGGAACGCAACAGACTCGATACggatggccgccgtcgagggaaACGCCGAGGTCAGATACAAGAGAATGTTGTACGGGCTGAAGTTGTGTCGGTGGTCAATTCTTGTGACGTGATGGAGGTATGTATGCACCAAGAATGGCGTCCCGTATCTGGGCCGATAGTCAGCTCAACTCATGATTGCACGCCCATAACCACTTACATGGAGTACATGACGATATTCAGACTCATGAAGGTCGCTAGGCTGACGACGGCCAGCTTGATCCTCTCTGGACTCAAGAAATTTGCGACAGCTTTGACCAGAGTCTTCCCATGGGTACCAGAGCTCCTCCTGCCGAGAGTCTCGTCATCCATCCACCACACAATGGCCGGTGCGTAAATGAAGGGATAGATCTTGAAGTGAACCCCAAACCCAAGGAGTAATCCGGCCAACGAAATTCGCCTCTCAAGAACAGCCCAGAGAAGTGCCATGACTGTCACGCCAAGCAAGCCTTCGGAGCTTCCTCGCGTGCTGATCGTCGCGACCATGGGGTTCAGTAGCCAGATGCTGGCGAACTTCAACGCTCTCGCCTGGCCCACTCCTCGTCTCTCCAGGGTGCGCACGATGTAATACCCGGCCAGCAAGTCGGCAGCAGCGAAGACGAACTTCCCAAACGCGAACCAAGCCtgcgacgacgccgtgggGACGAGCATCCACGCCAGGAGAGGGGTGTAGCGATAGGTCTCGCGGTCATAGGGCGAGCGCCCCTGTGCGGTAAAGCGAGCCGCGTCTGTGAAAACCAGGTAGTCGATATCGGTGTACTTGACCGCCGAGTGGGCATCCTGCCAGAGTCCGTAGTAAAGCATTGCCACGCggagcacggcggcggtcgtAAAGAGCGGCACGGGCCGGAAGAGGGCGTAGAGGCCAGCCATGTTGGAACGGAGCGATGATTCTTGCTGCGGCTCAAAATGCCAACCGATTTTCGTATCTCTGGTTGGATCGATTGGTGCAAAAGACCATTGGATCCCCTTTCAACACCAACAATGCCGCGTTGCGATGATAGTTGGAGGGTTTACAGTGTACTAAGGTATGTAGCCTCCATGATTGATAGCTGGGATGGGAAATTTGAGTGACGTGGGCAGAACCGGCAAAGCCCCTGGCTATTCGGGGAGCTGGAGTGTGCTGGATCCACACCCCGGGTGCTGCATCTACAGAGGCACCCCCACTAAATTCAATTCTGACCCTGCATCTcacaccaacaccaacatcgCTCAGTGACTTCATCGCGGGTCTCACTCACCTTTCGTCAACCCCGGCCTGCCACATCAAACCCAGTATGTCTAAGAGAGATCGCGACGGCAACATGCGGGCCCACGAACCCAAGCAGAAGCCGGCAGCCCCCGAGTCGCAGTTCACCCCCATGTTCATGAACTTTCGCAATGAGCTCGACCAGCACCACGATCGGAGGGAACGCGTTATCAAAGCTTCTAGAGACGTCACAGCCTTGAGCAAGAAGATGTGAGAATGTGCCGCCCCATCTTCATTTGGGCTTGGCTAACACGAAACCAGCATCTTTACCTGCCAAAGGTGATATTCAATCCACGGTCGCTTGATCGACCCAAGACTCTAGAGAAGAAGGCCCCAGTGTCAATTACTGACTCTCAGCAGGGTTAACAAGCTGGGCGACCTCCCCAACTTCGCAACTAAGGAAATCGCCACCCGCATGGAGGAGATCAAGAACCACCTCACCGCGATCGAGTCCGACATTCAGGGCATCAACCGCTACCGCTACGCCTACTCCCTCCGCTGcctggaggagctggtcgaggCTCTCTCCTTTTCCCACTACCTCCGGACCCAGACCCTCATCAGCCCCGAAGAAACGGCCGCCGCGGTGCCGGCCAACGTCTCCATTACCGAGAACGACTACATGTACGGCCTCTTCGACCTATTTGGCGAGATGATGCGCTTcgccaccgtcaccaccgCCCAGACGGGCCAGCTGGCCGGTATAGAGGGCCGCAACATCCTGCAGGACATTCACGAGCTGAGCAGCTGCTTCGAGATCCTCCCGGAGATCCCGACAAAGGACTTCAGGGGCAAGATGGAGGTCATGCGGCAGTCGGTGCGCAAGGTGGAGAAGCTGGGCTATGGGTTAGCCATCCGGGGCACCGAACGGCCCAAGGGCTGGGTGCCCGACATGAAGGAGGACTTTGACCCTTCTTCATTGGATTGAAGCTTTTATTCGATGCTATCATACGAGGAGCAACACGATGTCTCGGGAGCGCGCAACAAAGGGCGGCAAGAGGAGGTCTTTGTTGAAAAGGGACGTGGGGTCTCAAACCACGTTGTTGTTTATTGTTGTTCCTACCGCCTGTCCGCACACTGGCCTACGATGAAATCTGATAGCATCTACGAAACACTTCTTTTCAACCATCAACGCAGTTGGGAGTGGGTTCAAATCACTTCTCAGTTGATTATCAAAAAACTGCTTGCGAAATgccccccccaacccccgAAATTCAATCGAACGGCATCTATAAGAGCCATCTTCATCCGTCTCAGTGTTTCCTTTCTTTTATAATCTTTACTATCATTCTCAACACCAATTCAAGCACCTCCTCTCAACGTCCATTCTCGACAGTCTTACTGCGTCAAGCTCATCTCGTTTTACCATGTCTGCCCGGACGATTCTCGCTCGTCTTTTGACgctcgcccttctcgcctatctttttcttcttttcttgaACTGCTCCAATTTCCTGCTCTACGTTCTCTCGTTCTTCTCCGTCTACTATTTCCTCTACTGGCTCAAGCGTTGCTTCTCCTACTTCTTCTCATTCTGGCTTAATTgcgtcggcttcttctcctccgtcgTCTTTTGCTTGGTTTTCAGTTGGTGTActgtcatcttcctcctctctctgGCCTCCGATCCTGCCTACTCCTACCAGCATCACGGTGCTCTGTGGCCGGCATCGTCCGAGAATGGTCAGCGGGCTGTGTAAAGGTAAGACTGTTCCCATTTCTCTATACTTTTGATTGCTGTAGAATAATGCTCTTTCGTCCAGCCCCGTCGTTTTCTCGCCTGTTTGTCGATATCGCGTCTCGAAACGACCACTTCGATCATCATGGTCCATGGGACGGGGATGTGGGGGCCGCGTGTCCCTTCCGAGGTGCTACTACCATCTTGTCGACGGACAGAGTCCGTCTCGAACTGTTTTACAGCGACTTTGGTCCTACTCGACAAGACGGAATGGATTTAAATTGATTTATCGACTGTTAGTATGAAGTTACAAGGACTTTCAGACGCTTCCAGTCGTTGAGTATTCTGAACTCGACAGCAAGCTCTTGTGTCGGACTCGACAACAAGTGGCGGGGTAAACGGCCGACACTTTTGGACAGAGTCCGTACTTTCTTTATCGATGATGTTGATGGGAGTTTTGTTATCATATTCGTCATGTTTTTTTTGGGTCGCTGTTACTCTAAAGATGCTGCCGGTTGCAAAATAATAGATTTCTCTTTGTGTATGTATGCACTGTCTCTACAGATGACCAGCAAACCGCCCTCCCTATGATTAAGAACCACGAATGTGAGCCGAGCTAATATCTGAAGACCACTTAGTCTGCGTGTTTGAGTGGTGGCAGAAAGTATGCTTGGAAAGTTGTGCTGGCTAAGCTACGAAGTCGCATGGTTGTCACCAAACAGCGGATATGTTGGCACTGAAGATTGACGGGCAAATCCAACTACCTAACCCAATGGAGAAGCCACTCTCGCGCTCACGGCAGCCGTGCCACCCATTCCTTCAAGTCGTTGGTGAGCCGGGTAAAGGCGGGTAGGGCGAGCAAGAGTAACAATGATGAAGATCGCGCGCAATCCTATTCCCTCACCGGAGTGTGGCGCACAAAGCTTGCGAAGCTACAGCTGCCGCCCCAAATTTGGGTTCAATGGTGACAATCATGCTCGTCTATCCCAATTGAtgttaggtaggtaggtaggtaccttacctaggtaggtaggtatgtagGATAAGGTACCTACTGTCTGTCATCCCCTCGCTGATGATCAGCCAAGCTGTGATTCTCCCGGAAGGAGAGCTTCCCGTCACGTGGAGCTTGCATGGTCTGTGCGCAGCCTGTAAAATCTTTCCACAATGCCCCTCATTGAGTCACTGCCCCTCCATTACCTTACCTACCCCTCATTCCACCCCTACGGCTTTTCGGAATTACCCTCCATCACCAATTCTGACAAACACCAGCATCATGGAAGACGCAAGCGCCCCCACGTCGAAGAAGGgcgcgaagaaggccgaggccaaggcgaagaaggaggcccTGAAGGCCCAGCGCGCTGCCgaactcgccgccgccgccgccgccaacctgAACCTCGAGGACGACCCCGCCAAGGACAACTATGGCAACAGTCAGACCACGACCCCGCCCTTCAGCAAGGACGCCGAAGAAGTCGAAATCCGTTCCCTTGACGAATCCTACAATGGCAAGACGGTCATCGTGCGTGCGTGGCTCCAAAACTCTCGCGTCCAGAGTGCCAAGATGGGCTTTGTCGAGCTCCGCAAGGGGGGCAACTGGAACATCCAGGGAGTCGTGTTGGCCTCCGAGGAGGAGCCCATTGTCAGTCGACGCATGGTCAAATGGATTACCAGCATCAACCCTGAGAGCTTCGTTGCTGTTGAAGCCAAGGTGAAGCAACCTCTTGAGCCGGTCAAGAGCTGCCGAGTCTCGGGACTCGAGCTTCACATCACAAAGTGCTTCGTCCTCGCGCCGGCTCCCACCATGCTTGGCATGACCCTGGGCGCTGCAAGCCAGCCCATCGTCAACTTTAGCGACGAGAAGGCCCAAGCGGGAGATGTTGACGCCGAGAAGGCTGCTAAGCCCGCTGCCGAGACTACGACGCCAGCCGCCAGCATGCTCACCCATCTTGACAACATTGCCATGCACAAGCGCGCTCCTGTTCAGCAGGCCATTGCGGTATGTCGATGTTCATGATGGACTATGATCTGGATGCTCATTGACTCGTCACAGGACATCCGCATTCAAGTGAAGAGAATCTTCCGTTCATACCTCGAAGACCGTGGATTCAAGGAATTTGAGCCACCTTGCCTTATCGGCGCCGCGTCCGAGGGCGGTGGCAATGTCTTCCGACTCGCATACTTCGGCGAGGAGGCTTTCCTCGCCCAATCGCCTCAGTTCTACAAGCAAT from Colletotrichum higginsianum IMI 349063 chromosome 4, whole genome shotgun sequence includes:
- a CDS encoding Aspartyl-tRNA synthetase, which translates into the protein MEDASAPTSKKGAKKAEAKAKKEALKAQRAAELAAAAAANLNLEDDPAKDNYGNSQTTTPPFSKDAEEVEIRSLDESYNGKTVIVRAWLQNSRVQSAKMGFVELRKGGNWNIQGVVLASEEEPIVSRRMVKWITSINPESFVAVEAKVKQPLEPVKSCRVSGLELHITKCFVLAPAPTMLGMTLGAASQPIVNFSDEKAQAGDVDAEKAAKPAAETTTPAASMLTHLDNIAMHKRAPVQQAIADIRIQVKRIFRSYLEDRGFKEFEPPCLIGAASEGGGNVFRLAYFGEEAFLAQSPQFYKQFEIAGGRERVFSIGPVFRAENSNTPRHMTEFTGLDVEMEIKHSYTEVLTTLEGVLLSIFRGIQERCADEIETVRSVYHSEPLLLPEPGKEVRLTFAEAQKLLREEGPAEFANVRDDEDMSTPQEKALGEVVRLKYKTDFYVIDKFPETARPFYAKVDDAGTTVGDGVRVTNAFDFFIRGQEVLSGGQRIHDPAELEDRIRAKGVDPESGGIKEYLTTFRQVGVPPHGGGGIGLDRVVAWFLALPSVHLAAYYPRTPKRLLP
- a CDS encoding Translin codes for the protein MSKRDRDGNMRAHEPKQKPAAPESQFTPMFMNFRNELDQHHDRRERVIKASRDVTALSKKMVNKLGDLPNFATKEIATRMEEIKNHLTAIESDIQGINRYRYAYSLRCLEELVEALSFSHYLRTQTLISPEETAAAVPANVSITENDYMYGLFDLFGEMMRFATVTTAQTGQLAGIEGRNILQDIHELSSCFEILPEIPTKDFRGKMEVMRQSVRKVEKLGYGLAIRGTERPKGWVPDMKEDFDPSSLD